DNA sequence from the Pseudomonas fluorescens Q2-87 genome:
TCGTCGATTTCTACCACCCGCCCATTGGCCAGGACCAGTTGCGCACCTTCGTGCCGCGTATTGACGCGCTCGCGCTCACCGCTGCCGAGGATCAGGCCCTGGTTGTCCATGACGTTGACGTTATACGGCAGGATCGCCATCGCCCGGTCGACGATGTCCTGCGCCAGGTCGTGATCGAGTTCGAACATGGGCGGTGTTCCTTGCAAGCGGCATTATTGTTTTGAGTAGGATGCGCCACGCGATTGGTCAGGCGCACAGGGTCTGCATTCAAACCCTGTGCCCAGGCACAAAGACACGGGACCTTGGGCTGGCCGAGACTCAAGGGGCGGTCAACGTTACCCCTTGGCTCGCAAAAATCATAATAAAGAGAGACCCGCCATGTCCCAGAGCGCAGCTGCATTCCTGGCTACCCCCGACGAAAAGAATACGGTCTACAAACGCATCACCCTGCGTTTGATCCCGTTCATCTTCATCTGCTACCTGTTCAACTACCTCGACCGCGTCAACGTTGGCTTCGCCAAGTTGCAGATGCTCGACGCGTTGAAATTCAGCGAAACCGTGTACGGCCTCGGCGCCGGAATTTTCTTCATCGGCTACGTGCTGTGTGGCGTACCGAGCAACCTGGCCCTGACCAAATTCGGCCCGCGGCGCTGGATCGCCTTGATGATGGTCACTTGGGGCACGCTGTCGACCTGCCTGCTGTTCGTCACCACCCCCACCGAGTTCTATACCTTGCGGCTGTTCACCGGCGCAGCCGAAGCCGGGTTCTTCCCGGGCGTGGTGCTGTACCTCTCGCAATGGTTCCCGACGTTCCGACGGGGCCGGATCATGGCGTTGTTCATGTCCGCCATTCCGGTGTCCGGCTTGTTGGGCAGTCCGTTTTCCGGCTGGATCCTCAACCATTTCGGCGCAGGCCAGGGCGGTCTGGCCGGCTGGCAGTGGATGTTCCTGCTCCAGGGCATCCCGACGGTGATTCTTGGCGCCCTGGCGTTTTTCCTGCTCAGCGACACCTTCGCCAACGCCAAGTGGCTGACCGATCAGGAACGCGCCGTGCTCACCGCCGACCATGCCGAAGACCTGGCCAACAAGCCGAAAACCACCACCGACTCGCTGCTGGCAGTGTTCAAGAACCCGGCGATCTGGGCCTTTGGCCTGGTGTATTTCTGCATTCAGAGCGGCGTCTACGCGATCAACTTCTGGCTGCCGTCGATCATCAAGAGCCTGGGCTTCAGCGATAACCTGGTGATCGGCTGGCTGAGCGCGATTCCGTACCTGCTGGCGGCGGTGTTCATGTTGTTGGTGGGCCGCTCGGCGGATCTGCGCAAGGAACGTCGCTGGCACCTGGTGGTGCCGATGCTGATGGGCGCGGCCGGACTGCTCATCGCTGTCAATTTCGCCACCACGCCGGCCATCGCCATCATCGGCTTGTCCATCGCCACCATGGGCGCCCTCACCGGCCTGCCGATGTTCTGGCCGGTGCCCACCGCCCTGCTCAGCGCCGGCGCGGCCGCCGGTGGGCTGGCGCTGATCAATTCCATGGGCCAGATGGCCGGTTTCCTCAGCCCGTACCTGGTGGGCTGGGTCAAGGACGCCACCGGCTCGACCGACGCCGCGTTGTACGTGCTGGCGGGCGTGATTGTCTGCGGCAGCCTGCTGGCGTTGCGCATGACCCGCACCCTGCGAGCCTGACACTCTTTTTCCCTATGGGAGCGCGCTTGCTCGCGATTGCGTCAGGTCAGCCAACATCTTTATAGGCTGGTTCATCGCCTTCGCGAGCAAGCCCGCTCCCACAAGTGATTTGGGGTGTTCGAGAAATCTGTTTGATCCGTGCGCC
Encoded proteins:
- a CDS encoding MFS transporter, producing MSQSAAAFLATPDEKNTVYKRITLRLIPFIFICYLFNYLDRVNVGFAKLQMLDALKFSETVYGLGAGIFFIGYVLCGVPSNLALTKFGPRRWIALMMVTWGTLSTCLLFVTTPTEFYTLRLFTGAAEAGFFPGVVLYLSQWFPTFRRGRIMALFMSAIPVSGLLGSPFSGWILNHFGAGQGGLAGWQWMFLLQGIPTVILGALAFFLLSDTFANAKWLTDQERAVLTADHAEDLANKPKTTTDSLLAVFKNPAIWAFGLVYFCIQSGVYAINFWLPSIIKSLGFSDNLVIGWLSAIPYLLAAVFMLLVGRSADLRKERRWHLVVPMLMGAAGLLIAVNFATTPAIAIIGLSIATMGALTGLPMFWPVPTALLSAGAAAGGLALINSMGQMAGFLSPYLVGWVKDATGSTDAALYVLAGVIVCGSLLALRMTRTLRA